From Corvus cornix cornix isolate S_Up_H32 chromosome 5, ASM73873v5, whole genome shotgun sequence, the proteins below share one genomic window:
- the CKB gene encoding creatine kinase B-type isoform X1: protein MPFSNSHNLLKMKYNPEEEYPDLKAHNNHMAKVLTPDLYKKLRDKQTPSGFTLDDCIQTGVDNPGHPFIMTVGCVAGDEESYEVFKELFDPVIEDRHGGYKPSDQHKTDLNADNLQGGDDLDPNYVLSSRVRTGRSIRGFCLPPHCSRGERRAIEKLSVEALGSLDGDLKGKYYALRNMTDAEQQQLIDDHFLFDKPVSPLLLASGMARDWPDARGIWHNDNKTFLVWINEEDHLRVISMQKGGNMKEVFNRFCTGLTKIESLFKAKNYEFMWNPHLGYILTCPSNLGTGLRAGVHIKIPHLGKHEKFGEVLKRLRLQKRGTGGVDTAAVGGVFDVSNADRLGFSEVELVQMVVDGVKLLIEMEKRLEKGQSIDDLMPAQK, encoded by the exons ATGCCCTTCTCAAACAGCCACAACCTCCTGAAGATGAAGTACAATCCTGAGGAGGAGTACCCTGACCTGAAAGCTCACAACAATCACATGGCTAAAGTGCTGACCCCGGACCTGTACAAGAAATTGAGAGATAAACAGACTCCCAGTGGATTTACCCTGGATGATTGCATCCAGACTGGGGTTGACAACCCAG GCCATCCCTTCATAATGACAGTAGGATGCGTGGCTGGTGATGAAGAGTCCTATGAAGTGTTCAAGGAGCTCTTTGATCCAGTTATTGAAGACAGGCATGGTGGCTACAAACCAAGTGATCAGCACAAGACCGACCTGAATGCTGATAACCTGCAG GGAGGTGATGACCTGGATCCCAATTATGTGCTAAGTTCCCGTGTCAGAACTGGCAGAAGCATCCGTGGATTCTGTCTTCCCCCGCACTGCAGTCGAGGAGAGAGGCGGGCTATTGAGAAGCTCTCTGTTGAAG CTCTGGGTAGTCTGGATGGTGATCTCAAGGGGAAGTACTATGCTCTGAGGAACATGACtgatgctgagcagcagcagctgattgATGACCACTTCTTGTTTGACAAGCcagtttctcctctgctgttgGCCTCTGGGATGGCACGAGACTGGCCTGATGCCAGGGGTATCTG GCACAATGACAACAAGACCTTCCTTGTTTGGATCAATGAAGAGGACCACCTTAGAGTTATTTCCATGCAGAAAGGTGGCAACATGAAGGAAGTATTTAACCGCTTCTGTACTGGGCTAACAAAG aTAGAAAGTCTCTTCAAGGCCAAAAACTATGAGTTCATGTGGAATCCACACTTGGGCTACATCCTGACCTGCCCATCCAACCTTGGAACAGGGCTCCGTGCTGGTGTGCACATCAAGATCCCACACCTTGGGAAACATGAGAAATTTGGAGAAGTCCTCAAGAGGCTTCGGCTGCAGAAACGAGGCACAG GTGGTGTggacacagctgctgtgggaggagtGTTTGATGTCTCCAATGCTGATCGTCTTGGTTTCTCTGAGGTGGAGCTGGTGCAGATGGTGGTGGATGGTGTGAAGCTTCTCATTGAAATGGAGAAACGCCTTGAAAAAGGCCAGTCCATTGATGACCTCATGCCAGCTCAGAAATAA
- the CKB gene encoding creatine kinase B-type isoform X2, producing MAQLNNQRLPPDEEYPDLSTHNNHMAKVLTLDLYKKLRDRVTPSGFTLDDVIQTGVDNPGHPFIMTVGCVAGDEESYEVFKELFDPVIEDRHGGYKPSDQHKTDLNADNLQGGDDLDPNYVLSSRVRTGRSIRGFCLPPHCSRGERRAIEKLSVEALGSLDGDLKGKYYALRNMTDAEQQQLIDDHFLFDKPVSPLLLASGMARDWPDARGIWHNDNKTFLVWINEEDHLRVISMQKGGNMKEVFNRFCTGLTKIESLFKAKNYEFMWNPHLGYILTCPSNLGTGLRAGVHIKIPHLGKHEKFGEVLKRLRLQKRGTGGVDTAAVGGVFDVSNADRLGFSEVELVQMVVDGVKLLIEMEKRLEKGQSIDDLMPAQK from the exons ATGGCCCAACTAAATAATCAGAGACTGCCTCCTGATGAGGAGTACCCGGACCTGAGCACCCACAACAACCACATGGCCAAAGTTCTAACCCTGGATTTATACAAGAAACTGAGAGACAGAGTCACACCCAGTGGCTTCACCCTGGATGATGTCATTCAGACTGGGGTTGATAATCCTG GCCATCCCTTCATAATGACAGTAGGATGCGTGGCTGGTGATGAAGAGTCCTATGAAGTGTTCAAGGAGCTCTTTGATCCAGTTATTGAAGACAGGCATGGTGGCTACAAACCAAGTGATCAGCACAAGACCGACCTGAATGCTGATAACCTGCAG GGAGGTGATGACCTGGATCCCAATTATGTGCTAAGTTCCCGTGTCAGAACTGGCAGAAGCATCCGTGGATTCTGTCTTCCCCCGCACTGCAGTCGAGGAGAGAGGCGGGCTATTGAGAAGCTCTCTGTTGAAG CTCTGGGTAGTCTGGATGGTGATCTCAAGGGGAAGTACTATGCTCTGAGGAACATGACtgatgctgagcagcagcagctgattgATGACCACTTCTTGTTTGACAAGCcagtttctcctctgctgttgGCCTCTGGGATGGCACGAGACTGGCCTGATGCCAGGGGTATCTG GCACAATGACAACAAGACCTTCCTTGTTTGGATCAATGAAGAGGACCACCTTAGAGTTATTTCCATGCAGAAAGGTGGCAACATGAAGGAAGTATTTAACCGCTTCTGTACTGGGCTAACAAAG aTAGAAAGTCTCTTCAAGGCCAAAAACTATGAGTTCATGTGGAATCCACACTTGGGCTACATCCTGACCTGCCCATCCAACCTTGGAACAGGGCTCCGTGCTGGTGTGCACATCAAGATCCCACACCTTGGGAAACATGAGAAATTTGGAGAAGTCCTCAAGAGGCTTCGGCTGCAGAAACGAGGCACAG GTGGTGTggacacagctgctgtgggaggagtGTTTGATGTCTCCAATGCTGATCGTCTTGGTTTCTCTGAGGTGGAGCTGGTGCAGATGGTGGTGGATGGTGTGAAGCTTCTCATTGAAATGGAGAAACGCCTTGAAAAAGGCCAGTCCATTGATGACCTCATGCCAGCTCAGAAATAA